The window GGCCGGCATGCTTGGCCGAAAATCGCCGGCTTCCATGACGATCTTGTGCGGCAGCGTGTTCCCGGCACGGTCAGCCGTATGATCGGTCTCGTGCTCGTCACGCATGGCCGGCTGGCCGAAGAGTTCCGCCACGCCGTCGAGCATGTGGTGGGACCGCAAGACCACATCGAAACCGTGTGCATCGGAGCCGATGACGACATGGAGCAGCGCCGCAAGGACATCGTCGATGCCGTTGCGCGCGCCGACACGGGTGCAGGCGTCATCGTCCTGACCGACATGTTCGGCGGCACGCCGTCAAATCTGGCCATTTCGGTCATGAGTTCGGGTCAGGTCGAGGTCATTGCGGGCGTGAACCTGCCGATGCTGATCAAGCTTACCAGCGTGCGCACCGGCGACGACATGCCTGCCGCCCTGCATCAAGCGCAGATGGCAGGCCGCAAATACATCAACGTCGCCAGCCAGCTTCTTAGCGGCAAGTAGACGGTCCCCAGTGAGTTCAGACGCCGCCGCGCTCCATCGTGACCTGACCATCGTCAACAAGCGAGGTCTGCATGCGCGCGCGTCAGCCAAGTTCGTCCAGTTGGTGACGGGCTACGACGCGGATGTCCGGGTCGAGAAGGACGGCGTCGAGGTCGGCGGCACATCGATCATGGGGTTGATGATGCTGGCTGCGGGCGTCGGCTCATCGATTTCCGTGACCGCCACGGGTCGGCAGGCTGGCGAAATCATGGAAGCGCTCTCCGCCCTCGTGGCCGACCGCTTCGGAGAAGAGTGCTGAACCCCGATGGGGATCGGCAGACATGCACGAATAAAGATTTCTTTATGTTGCATTGCCCGGGCAGGTGATTTCTGCTAGTCAGGCGCCAAAACGCGCCCTTTTCTGCACGACGCATGGCGCGGATTTTCATGAGATCGGAGCAAACGCCATGACCGCCAAAGACTACGTTGTCGCGGATATTTCACTCGCTGACTGGGGCCGCAAGGAAATCGAGATCGCCGAGACCGAGATGCCGGGCCTGATGGCCTCGCGCGAGGAGTTCGGCACCACCAAGCCGCTCAAGGGCGCGCGCATTTCCGGCTCGCTGCACATGACCATCCAGACGGCGGTGCTGATCGAGACGCTTCAGGCGCTCGGCGCGGACGTCCGCTGGGCTTCGTGCAACATCTTCTCGACGCAGGACCACGCCGCAGCAGCCATCGCCGCCGCCGGCACGCCGGTCTTCGCCATCAAGGGCGAAACCCTCACCGAATATTGGGAATACACCGACAAGATCTTCCAGTGGACCGATGGCGGCACCACGAACATGATCCTGGACGATGGCGGCGACGCCACGATGTATATCCTCATCGGCGCGCGCGCCGAGGCTGGCGAGGACGTCCTGTCCAAGCCGGGCAATGAGGAAGAGGAAATCCTCTTCGCCCAGATCAAGAAGCGCATGGCCGCGACACCGGGCTTCTTCACCAAGAACCGCGACGCGATCCGCGGCGTGACCGAAGAAACCACGACCGGCGTCAACCGCCTCTACCAGCTTCAGAAGCGCGGTCTCCTGCCGTTCCCGGCGATCAACGTCAACGACAGCGTCACCAAGTCCAAGTTCGACAACAAGTATGGCTGCAAGGAATCGCTGGTCGACGGCATCCGCCGCGCCACCGACACGATGATGGCCGGCAAGGTCGCCATCGTCTGCGGCTATGGCGATGTCGGCAAGGGCTCGTCCGCTTCGCTTCAGGGTGCCGGCGCCCGCGTCAAGGTGACGGAGGTCGACCCGATCTGCGCGCTGCAGGCTGCGATGGACGGCTTCGAGGTCGTTACGCTGGACGATGCCGCATCGACCGCCGACATCGTCATCACGACGACCGGCAACAAGGACGTCATCACGCTGGACCACATGCGCAAGATGAAGGACATGGCGATCGTCGGCAACATCGGCCACTTCGACAACGAGATCCAGGTCGAGGCGCTGCGCAATCTGAAGTGGACCAATGTGAAGCCGCAGGTCGATCTGATCGAATTCCCCGGTGGCAACCGCATGATCCTTCTCTCGGAAGGCCGCCTGCTCAATCTCGGCAACGCGACCGGCCATCCGTCCTTCGTGATGTCGGCCTCCTTCACCAACCAGGTGCTCGCGCAGATCGAACTCTGGACGAAGGGCGACCAGTACCAGAACGAGGTCTATGTGCTGCCGAAGCACCTCGACGAGAAGGTCGCGAGGCTGCATCTCGACAAGGTCGGCGCGAAGCTCACCCAGCTTTCGAACGAACAGGCCGATTATATCGGTGTGACCCAGCAGGGTCCGTTCAAGCCGGAGCACTACCGCTACTGATTTATTAACCATTTGGCACAACATATTGGGGCCGGGCAATTGACTTTTGCCCGGCCCCTTTTTTGCGCGCGGGTCACCTTCACGACGATTCGGCCGCGCTGTACAGTGACGTGATTCGCGACGCCGCCGGCTGGTGAGGGGAACCAGTATGGTGCGTCCTTTCTGGGCGTCGAGGCGTCCATGCGGCGGAGAGGACTTGGGACGATGCCAGGGGTTGACCCACTGGAGGCGGGGATGACCTGCACCGGGGACCGGATTGATTCCGGATGCGAAACGATTGGTCGGGGAACGGCCCGCCGCCTGGCTGACGCGCTTGCGGGTTCCGTCGCCGGACTTGGCGTCCTGTCGTTGCCGGTCGTCGCCTTCGCGCAGAGCGGTGAGGCCGCGCGCGCCGCCGGCCGCGTCTCGCTTGCGACCAGCGACGTGATCCAGCTTGCGCTCTTCCTGGGCATAACCGGCGCGGCCATGCTGTCGGCGATCCTCCTGATCCGCGAGCGCGCCCGCACCGCGAACGAGAACGTTCATCTGCGCGAACGCGTGGCCGAGCTGGGCACCGCACTCCAGCGCTCCGAATCGCTGCTCAATCTCAGGGACCAGCGCATCGTCGTCTGGTTCGACGATGCGCGTAAGCCCGAACTGGTCGGCACGCTCGCGGCCGCCGATGCACCGGAAGATCGCGCCACGTTCATGGCGTTCGGCAAATGGATGTCGCCGCGCAGCGCGGCCGCGCTCGAGCGTGCGATTGCGGGATTGCGCGAGCAGCGCAAGGCGTTCGACCTCGTTGCGGAAACGAACAGGGGCGCATTGCTTGAAATCCAGGGCCGGATCGCGGCCTCGCATGTCGCCGTGCGCTTCCTTTCTTTGACCGACGCCCGCCGCGACCACGCGGAACTGCGTCTCGATCACCAGCGCCTGCAGAGCGAACACGGAAATCTTCTCGGCCTTCTCGATACGCTGAAAATGCCGGCCTGGATGCGTTCGGGCGATGGCAGCTTGAGCTGGGTCAACGCGGCCTATGCCGAAGCGGTCGAGGCGCCGACGGCGGCGATGGCCATCGACGAGAAGCGCGAGATGCTCGGCACCGCCGCGCGCGAGCAGATCGGCCACGCGCATCTGTCCAGCCCCGTCTTTGCGCAGAGCCTGTCCACGGTGATCGGTGGCGACCGCCGCGTGTTCGCGGTCACCGACTTTGCCGGCAAGGACGGCTCGGTCGGCCTCGCCTGCGACATCAGCGATATCGAGGCGATCCGCGAGGAGCATGAGCGGACCGTGCGCAGCCATGCCGACACGCTCGACCAGTTGAACACCGCCGTCGCGATCTTCGACACCGACCAGAAACTGCGCTTCTTCAACCAGGCTTTCCAAAAGCTCTGGGAGCTGGATATCGCCTTCCTGTCGAGCGGGCCCGACAACACGATCCTGCTCGATCGCCTGCGCAGCGACGGCAAGCTTGCGGAACAGCCCGAGTGGCGGCGCTGGAAGGAAGCGCTGCTTGAGGCCTATCGCGCCGTCGAGCCGGAGGAGCATCTCTGGCACCTGCCGGACGGCCAGACGCTTCGCGTCGTCGCCAACCCGCAGCCGAAGGGCGGCGTGACGTGGGTCTTCGAAAACCTGACCGAGAAGATCAGCCTCGAAAGCCGCTACAACACCGCTGTTCGGGTTCAGAACGTTACGCTGGACAACCTCGCAGAAGGCGTTGCCGTCTTCGGGCCGGACGGCCGTGTGCGGCTTTCCAACCCCGCCTTTTCCACCCTTTGGGGCATTCCGGCCGGACTGGTGAAGGCCGGGACGCACATCTCCGTGGTGAAGGCCGCGTGCCAGTCGCTGACACGGTCGAGCCCGTGGGGCGAGCTTGCCGCCGCCGCGACTGGCTTTGACGAGGAACGCCGCGATGGCCAGGGCCAGGTCGAGCTCAACAACGGCTCGGTGCTCCGCTACGCACTCGTCCATCTGCCGAACGGGCAGGTGATGACGACCTTCGTCGACGTGACCGACAGCGTGAATGTCGAGCGCATGCTCAAGGACAAGAACGAGGCGCTGGAGCGCGCGGACCAGCTCAAGAACGACTTCGTCCAGCACGTGTCCTACGAGCTTCGCTCGCCGCTGACCAACATCATCGGCTTCACGGAACTCCTTGGCCAGGAGACGACCGGGCCTCTCAACCAGCGCCAGCGCGACTATGTCGGCCATATCGCCTCGTCGTCTGCCGAACTGGATACGATCGTCGACGACATTCTCGATCTGGCGACCGTGGATGCCGGCATCATGGAACTGGAGATCAGCGAAATCCTGATCGAGAGCACCGTGAACTCGGCGGCCGACCTGGTGGCCGAACGGCTGCGCGAACACCGCATTGGCCTGGAACTCGATCTCGGCCGCGCGCCGTCCTCGTTCCATGCCGACGAGAACCGTATTCGCCAGGTTCTGTTCAACCTCCTGAGCAACGCAGCGAACTACGCGCCGGAAGGATCGACGATCCGGCTGCGCTGCGAGAGCAATCCGGGCGGCGTCGCGTTCTCGGTTCATGACGACGGGCCGGGCATCCCGGACGACGTGCTGGAGAGCATCTTCCGGCGCTTCGAGCCGCGCACCAATGGCGGGCGTCATCGCGGTGCGGGCCTCGGCCTCTCGATCGTGAAGAGCTTCGTCGAGCTGCATGACGGCACTGTCGAGATCGACACCGGCGAAGGGCGCGGAACGACCGTGATCTGCCGGTTCCCGATGGCGCCCGAGGGATACCGGGCGGCGGCGGAATAAACCTGCATGACAAGCACGTTGCTGCGGCTCGAACTGCCAGATGAGGATGCATCGCGCAGGCTCGGCGAGGATATCGCCATGATGCTGGCGCGGGGCGACGTGGTCGCGCTCGACGGCGATCTCGGCATGGGTAAGACGACGCTTGCCCGCGCGATCATCCGCGCCATGGCCGGGGACGACGATCTGGACGTGCCGAGCCCGACTTTCACGCTGGTCCAGGTCTATGAGGGCCGCATTCCGATCCAGCATTTCGATCTCTACCGCCTGACCTCACCGGACGAACTCGACGAACTCGGTTTCGCCGAAGCGATCGAACAGGCCGCGGTGCTGATCGAGTGGCCGCAGCGTGCGGCCGGTGCGATGCCGTCCGATGCCGTGACGATTGCGCTCTCCGAACATGGCGATGGCCGGATCGTATCGATTTCGGGGCCCGAAGCCTTCATGGAGAGGCTCCAGCGCTCACTTGCGCTTCGCGCCTTCGTCCAGACGTCGGGATTTGAGCCGGCTAAGCGTCGTTTTCTGGTCGGTGACGCGTCCTCCCGTGCCTACGAGACGATTTCCGCGCCGGGCCGCGAACCACTGATCCTCATGAACGCGCCGCGGCGTCCCGATGGCCCGCCGATCCGCGACGGCAAGCCCTACAGCCAGATCGCGCATCTGGCGGAAGACGTGACGCCCTTCGTGGCGATCGCGAAGGTGCTGCGTGACGCCGGCCTCGCCGCGCCCGAAATCCCGGCAGCCGATCTCGATCAGGGCATGCTTCTGGTCGAGAATCTGGGGTCGGACGGCGTGCTCGATGCGTCAGGTGTGCCGATCGCTGAGCGATACATTGCAGCCGCCGAATTGCTCGCTGCCATGCACACCCGCCGCTGGCCGTCCCACATCGATCTGGGCGGGGGCGTGATCCACCAGGTGCCGGCCTATGACCACGGCGCGATGGCGATCGAGACCGAGCTTCTGACCGACTGGTATCTGCCGCACGTCGCCGGCCGCCCGGCAAGCGAAGCCGAACGACGGAACTTCGCGGGCGCCTGGAGCGCGGCGTTCGACAGGCTCGACCACGCGGAAAAAAGCCTCGTCCTGCGCGACTATCATTCGCCGAACCTCATCTGGCGCGGTGACAAAGTCGGCCATGACCGGATCGGCCTGATCGACTTTCAGGATGCGATGATCGGCCCCGCGGCCTATGACGTCGCGTCGCTTGCGATGGATGCGCGGGTGACGATCCCGCCGGAACTGGAACGCCGCATCGTCGATGCCTACTGCGCGGCCCGCGAGGCTTCGGGGTCGTTCGACCGCGCGGCTTTCGAAGAGGCCTACGCGATCATGGCGGCGCAGCGGAACTCCAAGATTCTCGGCATCTTCGTCCGTCTCAACGTCCGCGACGGCAAGCCCGGCTATATGAAGCACCTGCCGCGCATTCGCGACTATGTCTCGCGCGCGCTCAGCCATCCGTCGCTGCGCGCTCTGCGCGATTTTTACGCGTCTGCCGGTATCATTGGAGCCGCCGAATGAACGCCGGGCCGCGTACGGCGATGGTGCTGGCCGCCGGTCTCGGCAAACGCATGCGTCCCCTGACCGAAAATACGCCGAAGCCGCTGATCCCGGTTGCCGGAAAGCCGTTGCTCGACTGGGGCCTCGACGCGCTCAGCGCGGCAGGCATCGAGAAGGCGGTCGTGAATGTCCACTACCTCGGCTCCCAGATCGTCGATCATCTGGCGGGCCGCGCCGCGCCGCGCATCGTGATCTCGGACGAGACGGACCGGCTGCTCGATTCGGCCGGCGGTATCGTGAAGGCGCTCGGCGAATTGGGCGGCGAGCCGTTCTACATCATAAACGCGGATACGTTCTGGATCGACGCCGCAAACTCCAATCTGGAGCGTCTTGCCCTTGCATGGGACGCCGGGCGGATGGATAGTCTGCTCATGCTTGCCCATCTCGACGACGCGACAGGCCATAGCGGCACCACCGATTTCCTGATCGGCGGTGACGGCCGCCTTTCGCGCGCCAATGCGTCGCCCGACGGCCTGATCTATGCCGGCGCGGGCATCGTGCATCCACGCATATTCGATGGCGCTGCCGCTGAACCGCATTCGCTGAACCGCTATTTCGACGAGATGATCGCGCGCGGCACCCTGTTCGGGTTGCCGATGCAAGGACACTGGATCACGGTCAGCACGCCGAACTCGTTGGTGGATGCCGAAGCGGCGGTCGCGCGCCTGCGGGCTCGATGACGGGCTTCGATACGGCGGCGCGCGAAGTGCCGAATGTCCTGTCGATCCCCGCCGGCGTGCCCTTCCTCGAAACGCTCGCAGATGCCGTGCTGGATGGCCGGCTTGTCGAGGGCGTGGCGACACGCGACGATCCGCTGGCGCTGGCCGCGACGACGATCTACGTGCCGACGCGCCGCGCGGCCCGGGCGTTGCGCAGCGCCTTCGTGGACAGGCTTGGCGGGGTGTCGGCGATCCTGCCCACCATCCGCCCGCTGGGCGAATTCGAGGAGGACGCGGGTCTTTTCGATGGGTCGGAAGCCGACGAACTGTCGCTCGCGCCGCCGATAGAGCCGCTCGACCGAATTCTGCTCATGGCGCCGCTCGTGCAGGCGTGGAAACGTCGCCTGCCGGCTCATGTCGCGGCCCTGTTCGGCGAAGATGTCGTCGTTCCGGCGTCACTCTCGGATGCGCTGTGGCTGTCGCGGGACCTTGCCGATCTGATGGACGAGATCGAGACCGGCGGCGCGGACTGGGCGCGGCTGGCGGGCCTCGTTCCGGAAGATCTCGCCAATTGGTGGCAGGTGACGCTCGAATTTCTCGATATCGTCACCCGCGCCTGGCCTGCGCTGCTGGTCGAGCGCGACCGCTCGAACCCTGCCGCGCACCGTAACGCGATGATCCGGGCGGAAGCCGTCCGCCTTGCCCGCGCGCCGCCGGCCGGACCCATCATCGCCGCGGGTTCCACGGGCTCGATCCCGGCGACGGCGGAACTTCTGGCCACGATCGCGCGGCTTCCTTTGGGGGCGGTCGTCCTGCCCGGTCTCGACCGCGAAGCCGACGCGCGAAGCTGGGCCGAGATCGCCAGCGACGACAACCCGCCCTCGAGCTTCGGCCATCCGCAGGCGGGCCTGAAGAAGCTGCTCGGCCTTCTCGGCATCGATCGCTCCGAGGTGAGGGAGGTCTCGTCCGCGCCTGCCGGCATGGCGGCCCGGATCCGCGCGGTCAACGAGGCTTTGCGACCGGCCGAAACCACCGATGCGTGGGCAATCGGCGACCGAACCGTCGATCCGGCGACGTTCGATGGCGTCAGCCTGATCGAGGCGGCCAATGAACGCGAGGAAGCGCTGGCGATCGCCGTGACGCTGAGGCTCGCCATCGGGGATGGATCGAAAAGTGCCGCGCTCGTCACGGGCGACCGGCTGCTTGCGCGTCGCGTCTCGGTCGAATTGCGGCGTTTCGGCATCGAGGCCGACGATTCGGGCGGGACGCAGCTTTCCTCGACGCCGCCGGCGACATTGCTTCGCGACATGCTGGAAGCGGTCTTCCGGCCGGGTGATTCGGTCTCGATCATGGCGCTTCTGAAACATCCGCTGCTCCGATCCGGCATG is drawn from Mesorhizobium sp. CAU 1732 and contains these coding sequences:
- a CDS encoding PTS sugar transporter subunit IIA, translating into MIGLVLVTHGRLAEEFRHAVEHVVGPQDHIETVCIGADDDMEQRRKDIVDAVARADTGAGVIVLTDMFGGTPSNLAISVMSSGQVEVIAGVNLPMLIKLTSVRTGDDMPAALHQAQMAGRKYINVASQLLSGK
- a CDS encoding HPr family phosphocarrier protein; its protein translation is MSSDAAALHRDLTIVNKRGLHARASAKFVQLVTGYDADVRVEKDGVEVGGTSIMGLMMLAAGVGSSISVTATGRQAGEIMEALSALVADRFGEEC
- the ahcY gene encoding adenosylhomocysteinase; translated protein: MTAKDYVVADISLADWGRKEIEIAETEMPGLMASREEFGTTKPLKGARISGSLHMTIQTAVLIETLQALGADVRWASCNIFSTQDHAAAAIAAAGTPVFAIKGETLTEYWEYTDKIFQWTDGGTTNMILDDGGDATMYILIGARAEAGEDVLSKPGNEEEEILFAQIKKRMAATPGFFTKNRDAIRGVTEETTTGVNRLYQLQKRGLLPFPAINVNDSVTKSKFDNKYGCKESLVDGIRRATDTMMAGKVAIVCGYGDVGKGSSASLQGAGARVKVTEVDPICALQAAMDGFEVVTLDDAASTADIVITTTGNKDVITLDHMRKMKDMAIVGNIGHFDNEIQVEALRNLKWTNVKPQVDLIEFPGGNRMILLSEGRLLNLGNATGHPSFVMSASFTNQVLAQIELWTKGDQYQNEVYVLPKHLDEKVARLHLDKVGAKLTQLSNEQADYIGVTQQGPFKPEHYRY
- a CDS encoding ATP-binding protein, with product MTCTGDRIDSGCETIGRGTARRLADALAGSVAGLGVLSLPVVAFAQSGEAARAAGRVSLATSDVIQLALFLGITGAAMLSAILLIRERARTANENVHLRERVAELGTALQRSESLLNLRDQRIVVWFDDARKPELVGTLAAADAPEDRATFMAFGKWMSPRSAAALERAIAGLREQRKAFDLVAETNRGALLEIQGRIAASHVAVRFLSLTDARRDHAELRLDHQRLQSEHGNLLGLLDTLKMPAWMRSGDGSLSWVNAAYAEAVEAPTAAMAIDEKREMLGTAAREQIGHAHLSSPVFAQSLSTVIGGDRRVFAVTDFAGKDGSVGLACDISDIEAIREEHERTVRSHADTLDQLNTAVAIFDTDQKLRFFNQAFQKLWELDIAFLSSGPDNTILLDRLRSDGKLAEQPEWRRWKEALLEAYRAVEPEEHLWHLPDGQTLRVVANPQPKGGVTWVFENLTEKISLESRYNTAVRVQNVTLDNLAEGVAVFGPDGRVRLSNPAFSTLWGIPAGLVKAGTHISVVKAACQSLTRSSPWGELAAAATGFDEERRDGQGQVELNNGSVLRYALVHLPNGQVMTTFVDVTDSVNVERMLKDKNEALERADQLKNDFVQHVSYELRSPLTNIIGFTELLGQETTGPLNQRQRDYVGHIASSSAELDTIVDDILDLATVDAGIMELEISEILIESTVNSAADLVAERLREHRIGLELDLGRAPSSFHADENRIRQVLFNLLSNAANYAPEGSTIRLRCESNPGGVAFSVHDDGPGIPDDVLESIFRRFEPRTNGGRHRGAGLGLSIVKSFVELHDGTVEIDTGEGRGTTVICRFPMAPEGYRAAAE
- the tsaE gene encoding tRNA (adenosine(37)-N6)-threonylcarbamoyltransferase complex ATPase subunit type 1 TsaE, coding for MTSTLLRLELPDEDASRRLGEDIAMMLARGDVVALDGDLGMGKTTLARAIIRAMAGDDDLDVPSPTFTLVQVYEGRIPIQHFDLYRLTSPDELDELGFAEAIEQAAVLIEWPQRAAGAMPSDAVTIALSEHGDGRIVSISGPEAFMERLQRSLALRAFVQTSGFEPAKRRFLVGDASSRAYETISAPGREPLILMNAPRRPDGPPIRDGKPYSQIAHLAEDVTPFVAIAKVLRDAGLAAPEIPAADLDQGMLLVENLGSDGVLDASGVPIAERYIAAAELLAAMHTRRWPSHIDLGGGVIHQVPAYDHGAMAIETELLTDWYLPHVAGRPASEAERRNFAGAWSAAFDRLDHAEKSLVLRDYHSPNLIWRGDKVGHDRIGLIDFQDAMIGPAAYDVASLAMDARVTIPPELERRIVDAYCAAREASGSFDRAAFEEAYAIMAAQRNSKILGIFVRLNVRDGKPGYMKHLPRIRDYVSRALSHPSLRALRDFYASAGIIGAAE
- a CDS encoding nucleotidyltransferase family protein, with the protein product MNAGPRTAMVLAAGLGKRMRPLTENTPKPLIPVAGKPLLDWGLDALSAAGIEKAVVNVHYLGSQIVDHLAGRAAPRIVISDETDRLLDSAGGIVKALGELGGEPFYIINADTFWIDAANSNLERLALAWDAGRMDSLLMLAHLDDATGHSGTTDFLIGGDGRLSRANASPDGLIYAGAGIVHPRIFDGAAAEPHSLNRYFDEMIARGTLFGLPMQGHWITVSTPNSLVDAEAAVARLRAR